From Nitratidesulfovibrio vulgaris str. Hildenborough, a single genomic window includes:
- the rpoC gene encoding DNA-directed RNA polymerase subunit beta', with protein sequence MTLDDLFTVRGSAANIANIRNLKAIQITIASPENIREWSYGEVKKPETINYRTFKPERDGLFCAKIFGPVKDYECNCGKYKRMKHRGIVCEKCGVEVIASKVRRERMGHIELAAPVAHIWFLKTLPSKIGTLLDMTMADLEKVLYFDSYIVLDPGSTNLTKMQVISEDQYLQVIDHYGEDALTVGMGAEAVRSLLEELNLEELRVQLREESQATKSQTKKKKLTKRLKIVEAFLESNNKPEWMVMEVIPVIPPELRPLVPLDGGRFATSDLNDLYRRVINRNNRLKRLMELGAPDIIIRNEKRMLQEAVDALFDNGRRGRAITGTNGRPLKSLSDMIKGKQGRFRQNLLGKRVDYSGRSVIVVGPKLKLHQCGLPKKMALELFKPFIYSELEKRGLASTIKSAKKMVEREELVVWDILEEVVREYPIMLNRAPTLHRLGIQSFEPLLVEGKAIQLHPLVCSAYNADFDGDQMAVHVPLSVEAQIECRVLMMSTNNILSPANGSPVIVPSQDIVLGLYYMTVDRSFEKGENMSFCAPWEVVAAYDAGVVALHARINVRMEDGKVVRTTVGRILVWELLPHCVPFSMVNTTLTKKNIARLVSTAYRDAGTKATVILCDRLKDVGYEYATRAGVTIAVKDLTIPSTKKGLIETAQNEVDDIERQYRDGIITRTEKYNKVVDVWTKATQDVSNEMIREISSDIVEDPRTGAKEANSSFNSIYMMSTSGARGNQDQMRQLAGMRGLMAKPSGEIIETPITSSFREGLSVLQYFTSTHGARKGLADTALKTANSGYLTRRLVDVVQDVIVSEHDCGTVDGIELTHIKEGGEIKIPLADRALGRVLLYPVYDPETRDLLFPENTLVDENVAKVLVEREVSSVMIRSALTCQSDRGICTLCYGRDLARGHIVNIGETVGIIAAQSIGEPGTQLTMRTFHIGGTASREIERSSFEAQHPGRVILSRVKAVRNRDGQYMVMGKSGQLAIVDDQGREREKYTLPNGSRLLVTEGEEIRKGQILAEWDPFNEPFVSEVDGVIRFSDIVEGKTFQEKMDEATRMTTQTIIEYRTTNFRPSISICDEHGEVKMRGNNIPATYSLPVGAIIMVKNGQDLQAGDIIARKPRETSKTKDIVGGLPRVAELFEVRKPKDMAVVSEIAGIVTYAGETKGKRKLVVTPEIGEAKEYLVPKGKHITVTDGDFVEAGDLLTEGHPELHDILRTRGEKYLARYLTDEIQEVYRFQGVAIDDKHIEVIVRQMLKKVTVLDPGGTTFLVGEQVDKGEFRVENTRAMGEGRTPATAEPLVLGITQASLTTSSFISAASFQETTKVLTEASLRGKMDYLRGLKENVIVGRLIPAGTGYREYVNTDILVPEQRERPDKFLEDLEENPLLVDIY encoded by the coding sequence ATGACCTTAGACGATCTGTTCACCGTCCGGGGCTCGGCGGCCAACATCGCGAACATACGCAACCTGAAGGCGATTCAGATAACCATCGCTTCGCCCGAGAACATCCGCGAGTGGTCGTACGGCGAGGTCAAGAAGCCCGAGACCATCAACTACCGTACGTTCAAGCCCGAGCGCGATGGCCTCTTCTGCGCCAAGATATTCGGCCCTGTGAAGGACTACGAGTGCAACTGCGGCAAGTACAAGCGCATGAAGCACCGTGGCATCGTCTGCGAGAAGTGCGGCGTCGAGGTCATCGCCTCGAAGGTGCGCCGTGAACGCATGGGCCACATCGAACTCGCCGCGCCTGTCGCGCACATCTGGTTCCTGAAGACCCTGCCGTCCAAGATCGGCACCCTTCTGGACATGACGATGGCCGACCTTGAAAAGGTGCTGTACTTCGACTCGTACATCGTGCTCGATCCGGGCAGCACCAACCTCACCAAGATGCAGGTCATCTCCGAAGACCAGTATCTGCAGGTCATCGACCACTACGGCGAGGACGCCCTCACCGTGGGTATGGGCGCCGAAGCCGTGCGCTCGCTGCTCGAGGAGCTCAACCTCGAAGAACTGCGCGTGCAGCTTCGCGAAGAATCGCAGGCCACCAAGTCGCAGACCAAGAAGAAGAAGCTCACCAAGCGCCTGAAGATCGTCGAGGCGTTCCTCGAATCGAACAACAAGCCCGAGTGGATGGTGATGGAAGTCATTCCCGTCATTCCGCCCGAGCTTCGTCCGCTCGTGCCCCTCGACGGCGGTCGCTTCGCCACGTCCGACCTCAACGACCTGTACCGCCGCGTCATCAACCGCAACAACCGCCTCAAGCGGCTGATGGAACTGGGCGCGCCCGACATCATCATCCGCAACGAAAAGCGCATGTTGCAGGAAGCCGTCGACGCCCTGTTCGACAACGGTCGCCGTGGTCGCGCCATCACCGGCACCAACGGCCGTCCGCTCAAGTCGCTCTCCGACATGATCAAGGGCAAGCAGGGCCGCTTCCGTCAGAACCTGCTCGGCAAGCGCGTCGACTACTCGGGCCGTTCGGTCATCGTCGTGGGCCCCAAGCTCAAGCTGCACCAGTGCGGCCTGCCCAAGAAGATGGCCCTCGAACTGTTCAAGCCCTTCATCTACTCCGAGCTCGAGAAGAGGGGCCTCGCCTCCACCATCAAGAGCGCCAAGAAGATGGTGGAGCGTGAAGAACTGGTCGTGTGGGACATCCTCGAAGAGGTCGTGCGCGAATATCCCATCATGCTCAACCGTGCGCCCACGCTGCACCGTCTGGGCATCCAGTCGTTCGAACCGCTGCTGGTCGAAGGCAAGGCCATCCAGCTGCACCCGCTCGTGTGTTCCGCCTACAACGCGGACTTCGACGGTGACCAGATGGCCGTGCACGTGCCCCTCTCCGTAGAGGCACAGATAGAATGCCGCGTGCTCATGATGAGCACCAACAACATCCTGTCGCCCGCCAACGGTTCGCCCGTCATCGTGCCTTCGCAGGACATCGTCCTCGGTCTGTACTACATGACCGTCGACCGTTCCTTCGAAAAGGGCGAGAACATGTCGTTCTGCGCCCCGTGGGAAGTGGTCGCCGCCTACGACGCCGGCGTGGTCGCCCTGCATGCCCGTATCAACGTGCGCATGGAGGACGGCAAGGTCGTCCGCACCACCGTGGGCCGCATCCTCGTGTGGGAGCTTCTGCCCCACTGCGTGCCCTTCAGCATGGTCAACACCACGCTGACCAAGAAGAACATCGCCCGCCTCGTGAGCACCGCCTACCGTGACGCCGGCACCAAGGCCACCGTCATCCTGTGCGACCGCCTCAAGGACGTGGGTTACGAATACGCCACCCGCGCCGGTGTCACCATCGCCGTGAAGGACCTCACCATCCCCTCCACCAAGAAGGGGCTGATCGAGACCGCACAGAACGAGGTGGACGACATCGAACGCCAGTACCGCGACGGTATCATCACCCGTACGGAAAAGTACAACAAGGTCGTCGACGTGTGGACGAAGGCCACGCAGGACGTCTCCAACGAGATGATCCGCGAGATCTCCTCCGACATCGTCGAAGACCCGCGCACCGGAGCGAAGGAAGCCAACAGCAGCTTCAACTCCATCTACATGATGTCCACCTCCGGCGCGCGAGGCAACCAGGACCAGATGCGCCAGCTTGCAGGCATGCGCGGTCTGATGGCCAAGCCCTCGGGCGAGATCATCGAGACCCCGATCACCTCGAGCTTCCGCGAAGGTCTCTCGGTGCTCCAGTACTTCACCTCGACACACGGTGCACGTAAGGGTCTCGCCGACACCGCACTCAAGACGGCGAACTCCGGTTACCTCACCCGTCGACTCGTCGACGTCGTGCAGGACGTGATCGTCAGCGAACACGACTGCGGCACCGTCGACGGCATCGAACTGACGCACATCAAGGAAGGCGGCGAGATCAAGATCCCGCTGGCCGACCGTGCCCTTGGTCGCGTGCTGCTGTACCCCGTGTACGACCCCGAGACCCGCGACCTGCTCTTCCCCGAGAACACCCTCGTCGACGAGAACGTCGCCAAGGTGCTCGTGGAACGTGAAGTCAGCTCGGTGATGATCCGCTCGGCCCTCACCTGCCAGAGCGACCGCGGCATCTGCACCCTGTGCTACGGCCGCGACCTCGCCCGCGGACACATCGTCAACATCGGCGAAACGGTCGGCATCATCGCCGCCCAGTCCATCGGCGAACCCGGCACGCAGCTCACCATGCGTACGTTCCACATCGGTGGTACGGCGTCCCGCGAGATCGAACGTTCGAGCTTCGAGGCGCAGCACCCCGGTCGCGTCATCCTGTCCCGCGTGAAGGCTGTCCGCAACCGTGACGGGCAGTACATGGTCATGGGCAAGAGCGGCCAGCTCGCCATCGTCGACGATCAGGGCCGTGAGCGTGAGAAGTACACGCTGCCCAACGGCTCGCGCCTGCTCGTGACGGAGGGTGAAGAGATTCGCAAGGGCCAGATTCTGGCCGAATGGGACCCCTTCAACGAACCCTTCGTCTCGGAAGTGGACGGTGTGATCAGGTTCTCGGACATCGTGGAAGGCAAGACCTTCCAGGAGAAGATGGACGAAGCCACACGCATGACCACGCAGACCATCATCGAGTACCGTACCACCAACTTCCGGCCCTCGATATCCATCTGCGACGAACACGGCGAAGTGAAGATGCGCGGCAACAACATCCCCGCCACGTACTCTCTGCCTGTCGGCGCCATCATCATGGTCAAGAACGGGCAGGACTTGCAGGCCGGTGACATCATCGCCCGTAAGCCCCGCGAGACCTCGAAGACCAAGGACATCGTCGGCGGTCTGCCGCGCGTCGCCGAACTCTTCGAAGTCCGCAAGCCCAAGGACATGGCCGTGGTCTCCGAAATCGCAGGTATCGTCACCTACGCCGGAGAGACCAAGGGCAAGCGCAAGCTCGTGGTCACCCCCGAAATCGGTGAGGCCAAGGAATACCTCGTGCCCAAGGGCAAGCACATCACCGTCACCGACGGCGACTTCGTGGAAGCGGGCGACCTGCTGACCGAAGGGCATCCCGAACTGCACGACATCCTGCGCACCCGCGGCGAGAAGTACCTCGCCCGCTACCTGACCGATGAAATCCAGGAAGTGTACCGCTTCCAGGGCGTTGCCATCGACGACAAGCACATCGAAGTCATCGTGCGCCAGATGCTGAAGAAGGTCACCGTCCTTGATCCGGGCGGAACGACCTTCCTCGTGGGCGAGCAGGTCGACAAGGGCGAATTCCGCGTCGAGAACACCCGCGCCATGGGCGAGGGACGCACCCCGGCTACGGCCGAACCGCTGGTTCTCGGTATCACGCAGGCATCGCTGACCACCTCGTCGTTCATCTCGGCAGCCTCCTTCCAGGAGACCACCAAGGTGCTCACCGAAGCCTCGCTGCGTGGCAAGATGGACTACCTGCGCGGTCTCAAGGAGAACGTCATCGTGGGTCGCCTCATCCCCGCCGGTACGGGTTACCGCGAGTATGTCAACACCGACATCCTCGTGCCCGAACAGCGTGAACGCCCCGACAAGTTCCTCGAAGACCTCGAAGAGAACCCCCTGCTGGTGGACATCTACTAG